Proteins encoded by one window of Sporichthya brevicatena:
- a CDS encoding putative glycoside hydrolase, translating into MALLTTLAACSNDDDDPVAEPAPAATESAAPSEEPAPTTNPDASGPEAGYGVGAVNVRSVHLTSWAWGDAATKDPVVALIKAGKLDNVQLDIKDEDGIVGYDSQVPLAVEAKTVYKPNGTARFDLAATVKEIHDLGATITGRIVAFRDPRLGKWALNAGKMDMLIQDSAGKPYPAGNYGVGAFTNFANNDVMEYNIQLAEEAAKAGFDAIMYDYVRKPENSGQVYPGIGDKTPAEGITAFLAKAAPRIRAAGAAAGAAVYGISSFAPSSVAQDIPAMAKVLDFVSPMIYPSHWNKGEYSVASPVDQPYDIVKQSMMDFNRMMIGTKCQVVPWLQNFSWPKTYTAADVAAQIKAVKDTGINSWYLWNDSSKVGIGAPALQPGKAEDNKPGQILYSINKPGNKSEGSTDIEKARKVFEAYLAWLEGGRQGTFKNPLDEPAATPEPTSSSSDSESSPEPSATATP; encoded by the coding sequence ATGGCCCTGCTGACCACGCTGGCCGCGTGCAGCAACGATGACGACGACCCCGTGGCGGAGCCCGCCCCGGCAGCCACCGAGAGCGCGGCACCCAGCGAGGAGCCCGCGCCCACGACCAACCCGGACGCCTCCGGCCCCGAGGCCGGCTACGGCGTCGGCGCGGTCAACGTCCGCTCCGTCCACCTCACCTCGTGGGCGTGGGGCGACGCGGCGACCAAGGACCCGGTCGTCGCGCTGATCAAGGCCGGCAAGCTCGACAACGTCCAGCTCGACATCAAGGACGAGGACGGGATCGTCGGCTACGACTCGCAGGTCCCGTTGGCCGTCGAGGCCAAGACGGTCTACAAGCCCAACGGCACGGCGCGGTTCGACCTCGCCGCGACCGTCAAGGAGATCCACGACCTCGGCGCGACCATCACCGGGCGCATCGTGGCCTTCCGCGACCCGCGGTTGGGCAAGTGGGCGCTGAACGCGGGCAAGATGGACATGCTCATCCAGGACAGCGCCGGCAAGCCCTACCCGGCCGGCAACTACGGCGTCGGGGCGTTCACGAACTTCGCGAACAACGACGTCATGGAGTACAACATCCAGCTCGCCGAGGAGGCGGCCAAGGCCGGCTTCGACGCGATCATGTACGACTACGTCCGCAAGCCCGAGAACAGCGGCCAGGTCTACCCGGGCATCGGGGACAAGACCCCGGCCGAGGGCATCACCGCCTTCCTCGCCAAGGCGGCCCCGCGCATCCGCGCGGCGGGCGCTGCCGCCGGCGCCGCGGTCTACGGCATCTCGTCGTTCGCGCCGTCCTCGGTCGCCCAGGACATCCCGGCGATGGCCAAGGTTCTCGACTTCGTCTCGCCGATGATCTACCCGTCGCACTGGAACAAGGGCGAGTACTCGGTCGCCTCCCCGGTCGACCAGCCGTACGACATCGTCAAGCAGTCGATGATGGACTTCAACCGGATGATGATCGGCACGAAGTGCCAGGTCGTCCCGTGGCTGCAGAACTTCAGCTGGCCGAAGACCTACACCGCCGCGGACGTGGCCGCGCAGATCAAGGCGGTCAAGGACACCGGCATCAACAGCTGGTACCTGTGGAACGACTCGTCGAAGGTCGGCATCGGGGCCCCGGCCCTGCAGCCGGGCAAGGCCGAGGACAACAAGCCGGGCCAGATCCTCTACTCGATCAACAAGCCGGGCAACAAGTCCGAGGGCAGCACGGACATCGAGAAGGCCCGCAAGGTCTTCGAGGCCTACCTGGCCTGGCTCGAGGGCGGGCGTCAGGGCACCTTCAAGAACCCGCTCGACGAGCCGGCCGCGACGCCGGAGCCGACCTCCTCGTCGTCGGACAGCGAGTCCTCGCCGGAGCCGTCGGCGACGGCCACGCCGTAA
- a CDS encoding sigma-70 family RNA polymerase sigma factor: MDSDDGTTTLEDALVARARAGDAAALEELLRELRPFVVRRCSRFLPHTHDAEEAAQDALVAIAQNLGSYRGVGTFRGWVTVIASNSARMTYRRLRRQAIENGAIELPETADPRTTSVIAGTRIDLMEALARLEEAKPQVVEPFVLRDLGSLPYEEIAAITGTPLSTVRERISVARTFLRARL; the protein is encoded by the coding sequence GTGGATTCCGACGACGGTACGACGACGCTCGAAGACGCCCTCGTGGCGCGCGCCCGCGCCGGGGACGCGGCCGCGCTGGAGGAGCTGCTCCGCGAGCTCCGCCCGTTCGTCGTGCGCCGGTGCTCGCGGTTCCTGCCGCACACCCACGACGCCGAGGAGGCCGCGCAGGACGCGCTGGTCGCGATCGCGCAGAATCTCGGCAGCTACCGCGGTGTCGGCACGTTCCGCGGCTGGGTCACCGTCATCGCCTCGAACAGTGCACGCATGACGTACCGCCGGCTGCGGCGGCAGGCGATCGAGAACGGCGCGATCGAGCTGCCCGAGACGGCGGACCCCCGCACGACGAGCGTCATCGCGGGGACGCGGATCGACCTGATGGAGGCGCTCGCCCGCCTGGAGGAGGCGAAACCGCAGGTCGTCGAGCCGTTCGTGCTGCGCGACCTCGGCTCGCTCCCGTACGAGGAGATCGCCGCGATCACGGGGACGCCGCTCTCGACCGTTCGGGAGCGCATCTCCGTGGCTCGCACGTTCCTGCGCGCACGACTGTGA
- a CDS encoding EAL domain-containing protein: MLERFADADVLVVDDNRANVALLTAILERAGLRNVRAYTDPREAVAGLAQRPDLALVDLHMPHLDGYAVLERIVERAAGSYLPALVLTADVSTEAMRRALATGAHDFVTKPFDATEVVLRVRNLLQTNALHKELRLHNRWLRSKVDEQRAYAEAERGERSQQEARIRRVLDERALTVLYQPVADVRTGRVVGVEALARFPGEFARTPDVWFAEADRVGLGVELQMLAIEEALAALNALPADVLLGVNLTPSVLLDRAHRLATVTEPVLERLVLELTEQVPVEDYDALNAAAEPLRKGGARLAVDDTGAGYAGLQHLVALSPDIVKLDLSLTRGVDRDPTRRALASALVRFGTDTGSGVLAEGVETAAELESLRELAVPWAQGYLIARPLPLDEVLRFCRGDDGRPPE; this comes from the coding sequence ATGTTGGAGCGGTTCGCCGATGCGGACGTCCTGGTCGTCGACGACAACCGGGCGAATGTCGCGCTGCTGACGGCGATCCTCGAGCGCGCCGGTCTGCGGAACGTGCGCGCGTACACCGACCCGCGCGAGGCCGTCGCCGGACTGGCCCAGCGTCCTGATCTCGCGCTGGTCGACCTGCACATGCCCCACCTCGACGGCTACGCCGTCCTGGAGCGGATCGTCGAACGCGCCGCCGGCTCCTACCTGCCCGCGCTGGTGCTGACCGCGGACGTCAGCACCGAGGCGATGCGGCGCGCGCTGGCCACCGGCGCCCACGACTTCGTGACCAAGCCCTTCGACGCGACGGAGGTCGTGCTCCGGGTCCGCAACCTGTTGCAGACGAACGCCCTGCACAAGGAACTGCGGTTGCACAACCGGTGGTTGCGCTCGAAGGTCGACGAGCAGCGTGCGTACGCCGAGGCCGAACGCGGCGAGCGGTCGCAGCAGGAGGCACGGATCCGCCGCGTCCTCGACGAGCGGGCTCTGACCGTCCTCTACCAACCCGTCGCGGACGTGCGCACCGGCCGGGTCGTCGGGGTCGAGGCCCTCGCCCGGTTCCCCGGTGAGTTCGCGCGCACTCCCGACGTCTGGTTCGCCGAGGCGGACCGGGTGGGGCTGGGCGTGGAACTGCAGATGCTGGCGATCGAGGAGGCCCTGGCGGCGCTGAACGCGCTTCCCGCCGACGTCCTCCTCGGGGTCAACCTGACGCCGTCGGTCCTGCTCGACCGCGCCCATCGCCTCGCGACCGTGACGGAGCCGGTGCTCGAGCGGCTGGTTCTCGAACTCACCGAGCAGGTGCCGGTCGAGGACTACGACGCGCTGAACGCCGCGGCCGAACCGCTGCGCAAGGGCGGCGCGCGGCTCGCCGTCGACGACACCGGCGCCGGGTACGCCGGGCTGCAGCACCTGGTCGCGCTCTCGCCCGACATCGTCAAGCTCGACCTGTCGCTCACCCGCGGCGTAGACCGGGATCCGACGCGCCGGGCCCTGGCCAGCGCGCTGGTCCGGTTCGGGACGGACACCGGTTCCGGGGTCCTGGCGGAAGGGGTCGAGACCGCCGCCGAGCTGGAGTCGCTGCGGGAGCTGGCCGTGCCGTGGGCGCAGGGGTACCTGATCGCCCGTCCGCTGCCGCTGGACGAGGTGCTGCGGTTCTGTCGCGGGGACGACGGTCGGCCGCCGGAGTGA
- a CDS encoding lytic transglycosylase domain-containing protein, with the protein MRSTRTAVRALAAPLAVALAVAGCGDLTGSSAGEPGPAAANAAAVSPERDAVLTRPLAGEQPLLPPDPQQLAQYLTVAEDVVRDRAESPARVAAAGWAAQHAYRALHSRPEWQRTVLAALPAPYRKLARHQLRAGEALAKLVSKPATTMPAWRIVEPEPAANLRRYYAAGERRFGVPWEVLAAINLVETRMGRIVGYSTAGARGPMQFMPATWRAYGRGDIDDAHDSILAAARYLAANGGADGTSAGLRRAVRRYNNSEHYVTGVLQYAAVLRADERAYASFHAWQVYYRTRAGDAVLRVGYSSRTTPPAKQWLAEHPEARVRYF; encoded by the coding sequence ATGAGATCCACCCGCACCGCCGTTCGTGCCCTGGCGGCCCCGCTCGCCGTCGCCCTCGCGGTCGCCGGGTGCGGGGACCTGACGGGGTCCTCGGCCGGCGAACCTGGGCCCGCGGCGGCGAACGCCGCGGCGGTCTCCCCCGAACGGGACGCGGTGCTCACCCGGCCGCTGGCCGGCGAGCAGCCGCTGCTGCCGCCCGATCCGCAGCAGCTCGCCCAGTACCTGACCGTCGCCGAGGACGTCGTGCGCGACCGCGCCGAGAGCCCCGCCCGGGTCGCCGCCGCGGGCTGGGCCGCCCAGCACGCGTACCGCGCCCTGCACAGCCGACCGGAGTGGCAGCGCACGGTGCTCGCCGCGCTGCCGGCGCCCTACCGCAAGCTCGCCCGGCACCAACTGCGGGCCGGGGAGGCCCTGGCGAAGCTCGTGAGCAAGCCGGCGACCACGATGCCGGCCTGGCGGATCGTCGAGCCGGAGCCGGCGGCGAACCTGCGCCGCTACTACGCGGCGGGCGAGCGGCGCTTCGGGGTGCCGTGGGAGGTCCTCGCCGCGATCAACCTCGTCGAGACCCGGATGGGCCGCATCGTCGGATACTCCACCGCCGGGGCGCGCGGGCCGATGCAGTTCATGCCCGCCACCTGGCGCGCGTACGGGCGCGGCGACATCGACGACGCGCACGACTCGATTCTCGCCGCCGCCCGCTACCTCGCCGCGAACGGCGGGGCGGACGGCACCAGCGCCGGCCTGCGGCGCGCCGTCCGCCGGTACAACAACTCCGAGCACTACGTCACCGGCGTCCTGCAGTACGCGGCCGTGCTCCGCGCCGACGAGCGCGCGTACGCGTCCTTCCACGCCTGGCAGGTGTACTACCGGACCCGTGCCGGGGACGCCGTGCTCCGCGTCGGGTACTCCTCGCGGACCACTCCCCCGGCGAAGCAGTGGCTCGCGGAGCACCCCGAGGCGCGGGTGCGGTACTTCTGA
- a CDS encoding serine/threonine-protein kinase, with protein sequence MQSIKRVGRYRLVRVIGSGAFATVWLGDDPALEVPVAVKVLADNWVNNADVVERFLAEARMLRRIDDPRVVRVFDVGVSEAEARPYFVMEYVPGGTLADRIGTLSPADALIFGVATAEAVQVLHDAGVVHRDLKPSNLLLDDRVTPPRLIVSDLGSAKLLAEASGITVTTGTPSYMAPEQINQSAGFDARADVYAVAAVTYHLLAGEPPFSHRTAASVVHRAPDSRPVPVAAQVGRPAALDSLLARALSWDPAARPASATEFARGLSRFVPEGADGPEPTAPARELPGAVVVAGCVLLAALCFLLTYLVLA encoded by the coding sequence ATGCAGTCGATCAAGCGAGTCGGTCGGTACCGACTCGTGCGTGTCATCGGGTCGGGCGCCTTCGCGACGGTGTGGCTCGGCGACGACCCGGCGCTCGAGGTGCCCGTCGCCGTGAAGGTGCTCGCGGACAACTGGGTGAACAACGCCGACGTCGTCGAGCGGTTCCTCGCCGAGGCGCGGATGCTGCGGCGCATCGACGACCCGCGCGTGGTGCGCGTCTTCGACGTCGGGGTGAGCGAGGCGGAGGCGCGGCCGTACTTCGTCATGGAGTACGTCCCCGGCGGGACGCTCGCGGACCGCATCGGGACGCTGAGCCCGGCGGACGCCCTGATTTTCGGCGTCGCGACGGCCGAGGCGGTGCAGGTGCTGCACGACGCCGGCGTCGTCCACCGCGACCTCAAGCCCAGCAACCTGCTCCTCGACGACCGGGTCACGCCGCCGCGGCTGATCGTCTCCGACCTCGGCAGCGCGAAGCTGCTCGCCGAGGCTTCGGGCATCACCGTCACGACCGGGACGCCGTCGTACATGGCGCCGGAGCAGATCAACCAGAGCGCCGGTTTCGACGCCCGCGCCGACGTCTACGCCGTCGCGGCCGTGACCTACCACCTGCTGGCCGGCGAGCCGCCGTTCTCGCACCGCACCGCGGCGTCGGTGGTGCACCGTGCCCCCGACTCCCGCCCGGTGCCCGTCGCCGCGCAGGTGGGTCGCCCCGCCGCGCTCGACTCCCTGCTCGCGCGGGCCCTGAGTTGGGACCCCGCGGCGCGCCCCGCGAGCGCGACCGAGTTCGCCCGCGGGTTGTCCCGATTCGTCCCGGAGGGGGCGGACGGCCCCGAGCCCACCGCCCCGGCTCGGGAGCTCCCCGGCGCCGTGGTCGTCGCCGGTTGCGTCCTGCTCGCGGCCCTGTGCTTCCTGCTCACGTACCTCGTGCTGGCGTGA
- a CDS encoding CAP domain-containing protein — protein MSHAPLARTAAAAVLGLTVLTPMLQSTSAEAVAVSDATRGQLRKEIVAAVNAARAKQGCKPVKVAPKLTAAAQRHADDMARTTLFSHTSADGRSWIARIRKTGFKKPGGENIARGYPSTERVMTGWLNSPGHRANILNCRFRAIGVGHNATGNYWVQDFGY, from the coding sequence ATGTCGCATGCCCCCCTGGCCCGCACCGCCGCGGCGGCGGTCCTCGGCCTGACCGTCCTCACCCCGATGCTGCAGAGCACCTCCGCGGAGGCCGTCGCAGTCAGCGACGCGACCCGCGGCCAGCTGCGGAAGGAGATCGTCGCCGCGGTGAACGCCGCCCGGGCGAAGCAGGGCTGCAAGCCGGTGAAGGTGGCCCCCAAGCTGACGGCGGCGGCGCAGCGGCACGCCGATGACATGGCGCGGACGACGTTGTTCAGTCACACCAGCGCCGACGGTCGCTCGTGGATCGCGCGGATCAGGAAGACCGGCTTCAAGAAGCCGGGCGGGGAGAACATCGCGCGCGGCTATCCCTCGACCGAACGCGTCATGACCGGCTGGCTGAACTCCCCGGGCCACCGCGCGAACATCCTCAACTGCCGCTTCCGGGCCATCGGCGTCGGCCACAACGCGACCGGGAACTACTGGGTGCAGGACTTCGGGTACTGA
- a CDS encoding choice-of-anchor G family protein, which produces MAAHRGSTSTRRRGTHRRPNPRAGAGRRAVALTTATGLSAAGLLLTAGPATADDPVAQASGRFLSGSVLGLNLDNLLAVLPAGATNLGSVPQVFQANPLDLDLLNAIPVSLGPVNLLGSNPILTLGAVGQYAQANADGSAVAAAGAVTDSGAIAVGGAGVPLANAALNLSGLLGSGDTGLISELGLNIESIAARAVQAAGAGGAQTGTYGIADISLDLRSPAVAQILGGLRTTLAGLQVPVDAIVDTLNFLLDPADLGIVEISGLPRLVDLVDALGTINSNDGSLQVNLLEGRISVDVGHLVDLAGPDLDSLPPNTELLPLITTTLTTQLLPTITGILDDLLADITGSLEDLTVTVLGLPIEVGTLLSVVTPVVNLVTGAITGVVAGLNPLLDDTIANLLPNVLGLQANVQETADGRFTQSALRVAVLPGSPSVAEIKLASASVGPNAGPADPEPTPTPTPTPDPTPTPDPTPSPTPTPTPTPSATLPEAVTPDADEVPAPTDATATPALPNTGAAGIVPIGTAGLTMLVAGGALSAVRSRPRGRHARR; this is translated from the coding sequence ATGGCAGCACATCGCGGGTCGACGAGCACGCGGCGGCGCGGAACGCACCGGCGACCGAACCCGCGGGCCGGCGCGGGCCGGCGCGCGGTCGCGCTGACGACGGCGACGGGTCTCTCGGCCGCGGGGCTGCTGCTCACCGCCGGGCCGGCCACCGCCGACGACCCGGTCGCGCAGGCCTCGGGCCGGTTCCTGTCGGGGAGCGTCCTCGGGCTGAACCTCGACAACCTCCTCGCGGTGCTGCCGGCCGGCGCGACGAACCTCGGGTCCGTCCCGCAGGTGTTTCAGGCCAACCCGCTGGACCTCGACCTGCTGAACGCGATCCCCGTCTCGCTCGGGCCGGTCAACCTCCTGGGGTCGAACCCGATCCTCACCCTCGGCGCCGTCGGCCAGTACGCCCAGGCGAATGCCGACGGCAGCGCGGTGGCCGCCGCCGGAGCGGTGACGGACTCCGGGGCGATCGCCGTCGGCGGGGCCGGCGTCCCGCTCGCGAACGCCGCGCTGAACCTGAGCGGGCTGCTCGGCAGCGGCGACACCGGACTGATCAGTGAGCTCGGGCTCAACATCGAGTCCATCGCCGCGCGCGCCGTCCAGGCCGCCGGGGCGGGCGGCGCCCAGACGGGTACCTACGGCATCGCGGACATCAGCCTCGACCTCCGCAGCCCCGCGGTGGCGCAGATTCTCGGGGGACTGCGCACCACGCTCGCCGGCCTGCAGGTGCCGGTGGATGCGATCGTCGACACCCTGAACTTCCTGCTCGACCCCGCCGACCTCGGCATCGTCGAGATCAGTGGCCTGCCCAGGCTCGTCGACCTCGTCGACGCCCTCGGCACGATCAACAGCAACGACGGCTCGCTGCAGGTGAACCTCCTCGAGGGCCGGATCAGCGTCGACGTCGGGCACCTCGTCGACCTTGCCGGGCCGGACCTGGACTCGCTCCCGCCGAACACCGAACTGCTGCCGCTGATCACCACGACGCTCACCACACAGCTGCTGCCGACGATCACCGGGATCCTCGACGACCTGCTCGCGGACATCACCGGCTCGCTCGAGGACCTGACGGTCACCGTGCTCGGGCTGCCGATCGAGGTCGGCACGCTGCTGTCGGTCGTCACGCCGGTCGTGAACCTGGTGACCGGCGCGATCACCGGCGTGGTCGCGGGTCTGAACCCCCTCCTCGACGACACGATCGCGAACCTGCTGCCGAACGTGCTCGGTCTGCAGGCCAACGTGCAGGAGACCGCGGACGGCCGCTTCACCCAGTCCGCGTTGCGCGTCGCCGTGCTGCCCGGCAGCCCGTCGGTCGCGGAGATCAAGCTCGCGTCCGCCTCGGTCGGTCCGAACGCCGGGCCCGCGGACCCGGAGCCGACCCCCACCCCCACCCCCACGCCCGACCCGACGCCCACCCCGGACCCGACGCCGAGCCCGACTCCCACACCGACCCCGACCCCGTCCGCGACGCTGCCGGAGGCGGTGACGCCGGACGCCGACGAGGTGCCCGCGCCGACGGACGCGACCGCGACGCCCGCGCTCCCGAACACCGGGGCGGCCGGGATCGTGCCGATCGGGACGGCCGGTCTGACGATGCTGGTCGCGGGCGGGGCCCTGAGCGCCGTCCGTTCCCGGCCCCGCGGTCGACACGCGCGGCGATAG
- a CDS encoding ATP-binding protein, protein MTDRQRGVFGRWWSDRSLRTKGVLVLALPLFAFVVAAVVFLSVLAQTDRSQERVEDTRQAQDKLAQAYRLVIDGETGIRGYLATGDRQYLAPTTAARGRLPQVLDELTALVGDSPDQAARLARVRTLLDDGYQLREPPRGNADSRFVRTWVDRQKASTDELRELLSDVWRTEDRLLAERRLRSEDRWIDRGTVITVVALGLGIAGGVAAMLAFTVGVTRRLERVVARTDGLREGEVPDFVDPGRDEIGVVSRRLTDVASRWQLWKSEAQTARVAAEEANRAKSEFLSRMSHELRTPLNAVLGFAQLLEMDLPEGEKESARQIRRAGVHLLDLINEVLDISRIEAGQLTLSLEPVRVSAVVGEVVELMAPLAADRGVALDVSDVVGSPGHVLADRQRTKQVVLNLVSNAVKYNRPGGFVVVRCRVGDATTAIEVTDSGVGIAAEDLDRLFTPFERLGATNSEIEGTGVGLALSQRLASAMDGRIEVESRLGAGSTFRLVLPAAAAPGTAADRPTGEIRLPAARASAESTLVVLAVEDNPANVRLLQEIVSRRPDWRLVTAGQGQVGIDLAIADPPHLILLDLHLPDLRGEDVLTRLRAEPRTAAVPVVVVSADATPGRAERVLALGAVDYFTKPIQVGRLLSLLDDVRLARIPGS, encoded by the coding sequence ATGACGGACCGTCAGCGGGGCGTCTTCGGTCGGTGGTGGTCGGACCGCTCCCTCCGCACGAAGGGCGTGCTCGTCCTCGCCCTGCCGCTGTTCGCGTTCGTGGTCGCCGCCGTCGTGTTCCTCTCGGTCCTCGCGCAGACCGACCGTTCGCAGGAGCGGGTGGAGGACACCCGGCAGGCGCAGGACAAGCTCGCCCAGGCCTACCGCCTGGTCATCGACGGCGAGACCGGCATCCGGGGGTATCTCGCCACCGGCGACCGGCAGTACCTGGCTCCGACGACCGCGGCGCGGGGACGTCTGCCCCAGGTGCTCGACGAGCTGACGGCGCTCGTCGGCGACTCGCCGGACCAGGCCGCGCGCCTGGCCCGCGTGCGCACCCTGCTCGACGACGGCTACCAGCTGCGCGAGCCCCCGCGGGGGAACGCCGACTCGCGGTTCGTCCGCACCTGGGTCGACCGCCAGAAGGCCTCGACCGACGAGCTGCGCGAGCTGCTCTCCGACGTCTGGCGCACCGAGGACCGGTTGCTCGCGGAGCGGCGGCTGCGGTCCGAGGACCGGTGGATCGACCGCGGGACGGTGATCACCGTCGTCGCGCTCGGCCTCGGGATCGCCGGCGGCGTCGCGGCGATGCTGGCCTTCACGGTGGGAGTGACGCGCCGTCTGGAACGGGTCGTCGCCCGGACCGACGGCCTGCGCGAGGGGGAGGTCCCCGACTTCGTGGATCCGGGCCGCGACGAGATCGGTGTCGTCTCCCGCCGGCTGACGGACGTCGCGTCCCGCTGGCAGCTGTGGAAGTCCGAGGCACAGACGGCCCGGGTCGCCGCGGAGGAGGCCAACCGGGCGAAGAGCGAGTTCCTCTCGCGGATGAGCCACGAGCTCCGCACGCCCCTCAACGCCGTGCTCGGGTTCGCGCAACTGCTGGAGATGGACCTGCCCGAGGGGGAGAAGGAGAGCGCCCGTCAGATCCGGCGGGCCGGGGTCCACCTGCTCGACCTGATCAACGAGGTGCTCGACATCTCGAGGATCGAGGCGGGGCAGCTCACGCTGTCGCTGGAGCCGGTTCGCGTCTCGGCCGTCGTCGGCGAGGTGGTCGAGCTGATGGCCCCGCTGGCCGCCGACCGCGGCGTCGCGCTCGACGTCTCCGACGTGGTCGGCAGCCCGGGGCACGTACTGGCCGACCGGCAGCGCACCAAGCAGGTCGTGCTGAACCTCGTCTCGAACGCGGTCAAGTACAACCGGCCGGGCGGCTTCGTCGTGGTGCGGTGCCGGGTCGGGGACGCCACGACCGCGATCGAGGTGACCGACAGCGGCGTCGGCATCGCCGCGGAGGACCTCGACCGCCTGTTCACCCCGTTCGAGCGGCTGGGTGCGACGAACAGCGAGATCGAGGGGACCGGGGTCGGGCTCGCGCTCTCGCAACGCCTCGCGTCCGCGATGGACGGGCGCATCGAGGTCGAGTCCCGACTGGGCGCGGGCAGCACGTTCCGGTTGGTGCTCCCCGCGGCCGCGGCGCCGGGAACGGCGGCGGACCGGCCGACGGGAGAGATCCGGCTGCCGGCCGCGCGGGCGAGCGCGGAGTCGACCCTCGTCGTCCTCGCCGTCGAGGACAACCCGGCGAACGTCCGCCTCCTGCAGGAGATCGTGAGTCGGCGGCCGGACTGGCGGCTCGTGACGGCCGGGCAGGGACAGGTCGGCATCGACCTCGCGATCGCCGACCCGCCCCACCTGATCCTGCTCGACCTCCACCTGCCCGACCTGCGCGGCGAGGACGTGCTGACGCGACTGCGGGCCGAGCCGCGGACGGCCGCGGTGCCGGTCGTCGTGGTCAGCGCCGACGCGACCCCGGGCCGCGCGGAGCGGGTCCTTGCCCTGGGAGCCGTGGACTACTTCACCAAGCCGATCCAGGTCGGCCGCCTGCTCTCGCTCCTCGACGACGTCCGGCTGGCCCGGATCCCCGGGTCCTGA
- a CDS encoding ATP-binding cassette domain-containing protein: protein MTDMVRATGLVKRYKTVEALSGLDLQVEEGSVVALLGPNGAGKTTAVRVLTTLLVPDAGTAQVAGVDVLADPAGVRARIGLSGQYAAVDEHLTGYENLEMVGRLYDLGRARSRARARELIERFGLTDAADRPTKTYSGGMRRRLDLAGAIVAAPPLLILDEPTTGLDVRSRLQLWDVIRELVAAGTTLLLTTQYLEEADRLADEIVVIDHGKAIARGTADQLKAQTGGERIEVILADSTRRESAERVLAAVARGDVQVDESGRGLAARVDEGARSLQQALREFEYAGIEVLEIGLRRPTLDDVFLELTGHAAEPSTDASTEGVAS, encoded by the coding sequence ATGACGGACATGGTCCGGGCCACCGGCCTGGTCAAGCGGTACAAGACGGTGGAGGCGCTCAGCGGGCTCGACCTGCAGGTCGAGGAGGGGTCGGTCGTCGCGCTGCTCGGGCCGAACGGTGCGGGCAAGACGACGGCGGTGCGGGTTCTCACGACGCTGCTCGTCCCCGACGCCGGCACCGCCCAGGTCGCCGGCGTCGACGTGCTCGCCGACCCCGCGGGCGTCCGTGCGCGCATCGGTCTGTCCGGGCAGTACGCCGCGGTCGACGAGCACCTCACCGGCTACGAGAACCTCGAGATGGTCGGCCGGCTCTACGACCTCGGCCGCGCGCGGTCGCGCGCCCGGGCGCGCGAGCTGATCGAGCGCTTCGGCCTGACCGACGCGGCCGACCGGCCCACCAAGACCTACTCCGGCGGCATGCGTCGCCGGCTCGACCTCGCGGGCGCGATCGTGGCCGCACCGCCGCTGCTGATCCTCGACGAGCCCACGACCGGGCTCGACGTGCGCAGCCGGTTGCAGCTGTGGGACGTCATCCGCGAACTCGTCGCGGCCGGGACCACGCTGCTGCTGACGACGCAGTACCTGGAGGAGGCCGACCGCCTCGCCGACGAGATCGTCGTGATCGACCACGGCAAGGCGATCGCCCGCGGCACGGCCGACCAGCTCAAGGCACAGACCGGGGGCGAGCGGATCGAGGTGATCCTCGCCGACTCGACGCGGCGGGAGAGCGCGGAGCGCGTGCTGGCGGCCGTGGCGCGCGGTGACGTGCAGGTCGACGAGAGCGGCCGCGGTCTCGCCGCCCGCGTCGACGAGGGCGCGCGTTCGCTGCAGCAGGCGCTGCGCGAGTTCGAGTACGCCGGTATCGAGGTGCTCGAGATCGGGTTGCGGCGTCCCACGCTCGACGACGTCTTCCTCGAACTGACCGGGCACGCGGCGGAGCCCAGTACCGACGCTTCGACCGAGGGGGTGGCGTCGTGA
- a CDS encoding C40 family peptidase: MTLPPAMTHARIRLRTHVRRIVATALSLVTLVTLAAVVVLGAGALGSSAAAAGPVGKTLRLQKVDRVLHTAKALKGTPYVYGGTTRRGFDCSGYTRFVYAKAGEKLPRTSGQQFARAHKVAKNKIRRGDLVFFHRGGRVYHVGIYAGDKQIWHAPRPGQKVKLEKIWTSAWRAGRVL; the protein is encoded by the coding sequence ATGACTCTTCCGCCCGCGATGACGCACGCCCGCATCCGCCTCCGAACCCACGTCCGCCGGATCGTGGCCACCGCACTCTCCCTCGTCACCCTCGTCACCCTCGCCGCCGTCGTCGTGCTCGGCGCCGGCGCCCTCGGCAGCAGCGCCGCCGCGGCCGGCCCGGTCGGCAAGACGCTGCGCCTGCAGAAGGTCGACCGCGTCCTGCACACGGCGAAGGCGCTGAAGGGCACGCCGTACGTCTACGGCGGCACGACCCGCCGCGGCTTCGACTGCTCCGGCTACACCCGCTTCGTCTACGCCAAGGCCGGCGAGAAGCTCCCCCGCACCTCCGGGCAGCAGTTCGCCCGCGCCCACAAGGTCGCGAAGAACAAGATCCGCCGCGGCGACCTCGTGTTCTTCCACCGCGGCGGCCGCGTCTACCACGTCGGCATCTACGCCGGGGACAAGCAGATCTGGCACGCCCCCCGCCCCGGCCAGAAGGTGAAGCTCGAGAAGATCTGGACCTCCGCCTGGCGCGCCGGCCGCGTCCTCTGA